In Cytobacillus oceanisediminis, the following proteins share a genomic window:
- the qoxB gene encoding cytochrome aa3 quinol oxidase subunit I, with protein MGIKWDEFFITGDPLILGSQIAILLTMIGAVAGITYLKKWKYLWTEWLTTVDHKKIGIMYIISAVLMFFRGGMDGLLMKAQTARPEMEFLNSQHYNEIFTTHGVIMILFMAMPFLIGLMNVVIPLQIGARDVAFPQLNALSFWLFFSGAMLFNISFVIGGSPDAGWTSYFPLAGKEFSPGIGNNFYAVALQIAGIGTLMTGINFIVTILKMKTKGMTLMKMPMFTWTTFVTSILIVAAFPIFTVALALMTFDRLYGTHFFTVSGGGMDMLWANLFWLWGHPEVYIVALPAFGIFSEVIATFSRKSLFGYKSMVFSILGIALLSMVVWVHHFYTMGSGPAVNSFFSITTMAIAIPTGVKMFNWLFTMRKGRIKITSAMLWALAFVPCFVIGGVTGVMLAMGAADYQYHNTLFLVAHFHYVLIPGVVFAVFAGLYYWWPKMFGFMLNEKIGKWHFWLFVIGFNVTFMPMFFLGLNGAVRRAYTYSAESGFAPLFMLSAIGSIILAAGFAVFCYNIYWSIRYADRNISSDPWDARTLEWSTASPVQFYNFAKLPEVKSLDPFWHMKKKNEGLTLYDSEIEEIHMPSNSWLPIYMGVIFGIAGFLLVFEWHIAAAVAAIGIFAGLIIRSFDYNEGFHVTKDEIHRIENAWRKTEGEVHDHVS; from the coding sequence ATGGGCATTAAATGGGATGAGTTTTTTATTACTGGGGACCCCCTTATACTAGGTTCACAGATTGCTATTTTATTAACAATGATTGGTGCAGTCGCTGGCATCACTTATTTAAAAAAGTGGAAATACCTTTGGACAGAATGGCTGACTACAGTTGATCATAAAAAAATCGGTATCATGTATATCATCTCCGCAGTATTGATGTTCTTCCGCGGCGGGATGGACGGCTTGCTGATGAAAGCTCAGACAGCACGCCCTGAAATGGAATTTCTGAATTCCCAGCACTATAATGAAATCTTTACAACACACGGCGTTATTATGATTCTTTTCATGGCTATGCCGTTTTTGATTGGATTAATGAACGTAGTCATTCCGCTGCAGATCGGTGCGCGTGACGTTGCCTTTCCACAGCTGAATGCTCTAAGCTTCTGGCTGTTCTTCAGCGGAGCTATGCTATTTAATATTTCCTTCGTCATCGGAGGATCGCCTGATGCAGGCTGGACATCTTACTTCCCTCTTGCAGGCAAGGAATTCAGCCCGGGAATCGGCAATAACTTTTACGCAGTCGCACTGCAAATTGCTGGTATCGGTACTCTAATGACAGGTATAAACTTTATTGTCACGATTTTGAAAATGAAAACAAAAGGCATGACATTGATGAAAATGCCGATGTTCACTTGGACTACCTTTGTAACATCCATTCTGATTGTGGCTGCTTTCCCAATTTTCACAGTTGCATTGGCATTGATGACATTCGACCGTCTGTATGGAACACACTTCTTTACAGTATCAGGCGGCGGAATGGATATGCTTTGGGCTAACCTATTCTGGCTATGGGGACATCCTGAGGTTTACATTGTTGCCCTTCCTGCTTTCGGGATTTTCTCAGAAGTTATTGCAACATTCTCAAGAAAATCTTTGTTTGGATATAAATCAATGGTATTTTCCATCCTTGGAATTGCGCTTTTAAGTATGGTTGTATGGGTTCACCATTTCTATACAATGGGATCAGGCCCTGCAGTTAACTCTTTCTTCTCCATCACGACGATGGCGATAGCCATACCGACAGGAGTTAAGATGTTCAACTGGCTGTTTACGATGCGTAAAGGCCGCATAAAAATTACTTCCGCCATGCTTTGGGCACTCGCATTCGTCCCATGCTTCGTCATAGGCGGGGTTACAGGCGTAATGCTTGCAATGGGTGCAGCGGATTATCAGTATCACAATACATTATTCCTGGTTGCCCACTTCCACTATGTATTAATTCCAGGTGTAGTATTTGCCGTATTTGCAGGTCTGTACTACTGGTGGCCGAAAATGTTCGGCTTCATGCTGAATGAAAAAATCGGTAAATGGCATTTCTGGCTATTCGTTATCGGTTTTAACGTAACATTCATGCCTATGTTCTTCCTTGGATTAAACGGAGCTGTAAGGCGTGCTTACACATACTCTGCCGAGTCTGGATTTGCACCGCTCTTCATGCTATCGGCAATTGGTTCCATCATTCTGGCAGCAGGCTTCGCGGTATTCTGCTACAACATTTACTGGAGCATCCGTTATGCCGACAGAAACATCTCAAGCGACCCATGGGATGCAAGAACATTGGAATGGTCTACTGCTTCACCTGTTCAATTCTATAACTTTGCAAAACTGCCGGAAGTTAAATCCCTTGATCCTTTCTGGCACATGAAGAAAAAGAATGAAGGCTTAACGTTATATGACAGTGAAATCGAAGAAATTCATATGCCAAGCAATTCCTGGCTGCCGATTTATATGGGTGTCATCTTCGGCATCGCAGGCTTCCTCCTTGTATTTGAATGGCATATCGCTGCGGCTGTTGCTGCAATCGGCATTTTTGCTGGATTGATCATCCGTTCATTCGATTACAACGAAGGATTCCATGTTACAAAAGATGAAATTCACAGAATTGAAAATGCCTGGAGAAAAACAGAAGGAGAGGTGCATGATCATGTCAGCTAA
- a CDS encoding CAP domain-containing protein, with translation MNLKKNFLLGLFLILMLAACNNNAEQGMDSGALTGEDLQEISNTNNVNVDRERRGAAPLELQRVNNGYLTIDPNSYSTATPSQEFPHSQLTDDGGMPLFQFGEDQQQDQGMTPQQPESRQFAQPDRQGGGQQQPESAAPQEDRDSGQAPAAQNDEINNFESKVIELTNAERQKNGLNALKSDNPLSNVAQAKSNDMQQKNYFSHTSPTYGSPFDMMRDFGVNYSSAGENIAMGQQTPEQVVQAWMESEGHRKNILNSTFTHIGVGYTDNGSYWTQMFIAK, from the coding sequence ATGAACTTAAAGAAAAATTTTCTGCTTGGCCTCTTCCTGATTCTCATGCTCGCGGCATGTAATAATAACGCAGAGCAAGGAATGGATTCCGGGGCCTTGACAGGGGAAGATCTCCAGGAAATAAGCAATACAAATAATGTGAATGTGGATAGAGAAAGACGGGGAGCAGCACCTCTGGAATTGCAGCGTGTAAATAATGGCTATCTCACCATTGACCCGAATTCTTACAGTACAGCAACACCAAGTCAGGAATTTCCACACAGCCAATTAACAGATGATGGCGGAATGCCCCTATTCCAATTCGGAGAAGACCAGCAGCAAGATCAGGGGATGACACCCCAACAGCCGGAAAGCCGCCAATTTGCGCAGCCAGATCGGCAGGGAGGCGGACAACAGCAGCCAGAATCAGCTGCGCCACAAGAAGATAGAGATAGCGGACAGGCACCCGCAGCTCAAAATGATGAAATAAATAACTTTGAATCTAAAGTAATCGAATTAACAAATGCAGAACGTCAGAAAAATGGCCTAAATGCATTAAAATCAGATAATCCGCTAAGTAATGTGGCACAAGCGAAATCAAATGATATGCAGCAGAAGAATTACTTTTCTCATACAAGCCCAACTTATGGTTCTCCATTTGACATGATGAGGGATTTTGGGGTCAATTACAGCAGCGCTGGCGAAAATATTGCAATGGGACAGCAAACTCCTGAACAAGTTGTTCAAGCGTGGATGGAAAGTGAAGGGCATCGGAAAAATATATTAAACAGCACTTTCACACATATTGGTGTTGGATATACGGACAATGGCTCCTATTGGACACAAATGTTTATAGCTAAATAA
- a CDS encoding AAA family ATPase, which translates to MKSRLKKPSTIVSIAFVITVILAAVIWTVQAGKKDVTVPFSSVEKIIASQDGKTVAVQEFKNGKLLITAPDGEYISHVPPNSEMVDKLVETYNIQYTFATTGPYTPWILGGVVLLFIAIGIYLFKSGKGGMGATNTMKQSVSKPKPLPSISLEDVGGIQEEMKEEIMQTLSILKEPERSLKMGIKPPKGILLYGPPGTGKTLLAQAIAKELGATFFSTSGSGFNELFVGVGASRVRNLFQNARKHAPAVVFIDEVDALAGRRKQHGGEESEKTLTELLVQLDGGHSNDGILFIAATNRKDMLDEAFLRPGRIDFSFNVPLPDTKGRREIINIHTKNRLLAEDVMTTLGDLAESTSGFSGADLHSLFETASRRAVRNGQEIISKEDLDYALDRTILGTTTRALQDHGTKQRVAIHEAGHALVAALTKPGSVRKATIIPRGEALGYVAPIQKELHLSTSSELIDQVAMILAGGVSERMILGEHSIGVSGDVKQAKHIIEQMVDTGLLDNGFELTFNKGQKEAKMQDLFQKALERCELIIANHQTQFETLVEALLEKETLEGSEVQEIVGELKTEMVIA; encoded by the coding sequence TTGAAATCACGTCTTAAGAAGCCTTCGACGATTGTTTCTATTGCATTTGTGATCACGGTGATTTTGGCGGCGGTTATTTGGACCGTACAAGCAGGAAAAAAGGATGTGACAGTTCCGTTTTCTTCTGTGGAAAAAATTATTGCCTCCCAGGATGGAAAGACTGTTGCAGTACAGGAATTTAAAAATGGGAAACTGCTGATCACAGCCCCTGATGGCGAGTACATCTCCCATGTGCCTCCCAACAGTGAGATGGTTGATAAATTAGTAGAAACCTATAATATACAATATACGTTCGCAACCACAGGACCTTATACCCCTTGGATTCTGGGCGGTGTAGTCCTTTTGTTCATAGCCATTGGCATTTACCTGTTTAAGTCAGGAAAAGGCGGAATGGGTGCTACAAATACAATGAAGCAAAGTGTTTCTAAACCAAAGCCCCTTCCTTCCATTTCACTTGAAGATGTTGGAGGAATTCAGGAAGAAATGAAAGAGGAAATCATGCAGACTCTTTCAATATTAAAAGAACCTGAGCGCTCTCTGAAAATGGGCATTAAGCCGCCGAAGGGAATTCTATTATACGGGCCTCCTGGAACGGGGAAAACATTGCTGGCTCAGGCAATCGCTAAAGAACTTGGAGCAACATTTTTCTCAACCAGCGGTTCCGGTTTTAATGAATTGTTCGTTGGTGTGGGAGCATCCCGAGTAAGAAACCTTTTCCAAAATGCCAGAAAGCATGCTCCTGCCGTCGTCTTCATTGACGAAGTAGATGCACTGGCAGGCCGAAGAAAGCAGCATGGCGGAGAAGAAAGCGAAAAAACATTAACTGAACTTCTAGTCCAGCTGGACGGCGGACATTCCAATGATGGAATCCTATTTATTGCCGCCACAAACCGGAAGGATATGCTCGATGAAGCCTTCCTCCGTCCCGGACGGATTGACTTCTCCTTCAATGTCCCTCTTCCTGATACAAAGGGCCGAAGAGAGATTATCAATATTCACACAAAAAATAGATTGCTTGCTGAGGATGTCATGACAACACTTGGCGATTTAGCAGAAAGCACTTCTGGATTCTCGGGAGCAGATCTTCATTCCCTTTTTGAAACGGCAAGCCGCAGAGCTGTCCGTAACGGCCAGGAAATTATCTCAAAGGAAGATTTGGATTATGCGCTTGACCGGACCATTCTGGGAACAACCACCCGGGCTTTACAGGATCACGGCACGAAGCAGCGCGTTGCCATACATGAAGCTGGCCATGCATTAGTGGCTGCTTTAACAAAACCCGGATCCGTCCGAAAAGCAACCATCATTCCGCGTGGCGAAGCACTTGGGTATGTAGCTCCTATACAAAAAGAACTTCACTTATCGACTTCAAGTGAATTGATTGACCAGGTTGCCATGATACTAGCAGGCGGTGTATCAGAGCGTATGATTCTTGGCGAGCATAGCATTGGAGTAAGCGGTGATGTTAAACAGGCCAAGCATATCATAGAGCAAATGGTTGATACCGGGTTACTGGATAACGGCTTTGAGCTTACTTTTAACAAAGGACAAAAAGAAGCTAAAATGCAGGATCTTTTCCAAAAAGCATTGGAAAGATGCGAATTGATCATCGCAAATCATCAGACCCAATTTGAAACACTGGTAGAAGCCCTTCTTGAAAAAGAAACTCTGGAAGGCAGTGAAGTCCAGGAGATTGTTGGAGAATTGAAGACTGAAATGGTAATAGCATGA
- the qoxC gene encoding cytochrome aa3 quinol oxidase subunit III, whose protein sequence is MSAKVDTSLPLEYQTEQDRMNILGFWVFLGAEIVLFATLFGVYGVLYERYAGGPTHKDIFVIKDVMIQTVLLLTSSFTMGIAIFEMRRHNLKGLITWLVITLALGAGFLFMEINEFIHYAHEGATMQTSAFLSSLFVLLGTHGAHVTLGIGWATMVIIQLLKRGLTPTTARKTFIIGLYWHFLDVVWIFIFTFVYLKGLVA, encoded by the coding sequence ATGTCAGCTAAAGTGGATACTTCCTTGCCCCTTGAATATCAAACTGAGCAGGACCGGATGAATATTCTTGGCTTCTGGGTTTTCCTTGGCGCTGAAATCGTTCTATTTGCCACTCTGTTCGGAGTATATGGAGTATTATATGAACGCTATGCAGGGGGACCTACACATAAAGATATTTTTGTGATCAAGGATGTCATGATTCAGACAGTCCTCCTTTTGACAAGCAGCTTTACAATGGGCATCGCCATTTTTGAAATGCGCCGCCATAACCTGAAGGGGCTAATTACCTGGCTGGTGATTACCCTTGCTCTTGGCGCAGGATTCCTATTCATGGAGATTAATGAGTTTATCCATTATGCCCATGAAGGCGCAACGATGCAGACAAGTGCGTTCCTGTCCAGCTTATTTGTCTTGCTGGGAACACACGGAGCTCACGTAACATTGGGAATTGGCTGGGCAACTATGGTCATCATCCAGCTTTTAAAAAGAGGCCTTACCCCAACTACTGCAAGAAAAACGTTTATTATCGGCCTTTATTGGCACTTCCTTGATGTAGTCTGGATCTTTATTTTCACATTCGTGTATCTGAAAGGACTGGTGGCTTAA
- a CDS encoding lmo0937 family membrane protein, whose amino-acid sequence MLWTIAGILLVLWILGLIFKVAGGIIHILLVIAAIIIVVNFIRGRASGRG is encoded by the coding sequence ATGCTTTGGACTATAGCAGGTATTCTGCTTGTATTATGGATACTCGGGTTAATATTTAAAGTCGCAGGAGGCATCATTCATATACTGCTGGTAATAGCAGCGATTATCATAGTGGTAAACTTTATAAGAGGCCGTGCATCCGGCAGGGGATAG
- the thiT gene encoding energy-coupled thiamine transporter ThiT, producing the protein MKKLSLTAMIEASFFAAFAIILDFLPSIKLSPSISISAAMIPIFILAFRWGFKVSFIAGLLWGILQIAMGDAWIATPLQAFIEYFVAFACIGFAGLFFRPIQYQLRRGNKNKALGWIVLAVFAGSLARYFWHFIAGVFFFGSYAPEGMSPVLFSFMANGATMLGAAILCSILTALIISSAPRLIMRKSDEIVQSQKHAS; encoded by the coding sequence ATGAAAAAATTAAGCTTAACCGCGATGATTGAAGCTTCATTTTTTGCAGCATTTGCCATCATTCTGGATTTTCTGCCATCAATCAAGCTGTCACCGTCTATTTCCATTTCTGCCGCGATGATTCCGATCTTTATTTTGGCTTTCAGGTGGGGTTTTAAGGTAAGCTTCATCGCAGGCCTCTTATGGGGAATTTTGCAGATTGCCATGGGAGATGCTTGGATTGCTACTCCGCTTCAGGCATTTATTGAGTACTTTGTGGCATTTGCCTGTATTGGTTTTGCCGGTTTGTTTTTCCGCCCAATTCAATATCAGCTGCGCAGGGGAAACAAGAACAAGGCATTGGGCTGGATAGTTTTAGCTGTGTTTGCCGGAAGCCTTGCCCGGTATTTCTGGCATTTCATAGCAGGTGTATTTTTCTTCGGAAGCTATGCGCCAGAAGGGATGTCGCCTGTATTATTCTCCTTCATGGCAAATGGCGCAACAATGCTTGGTGCTGCAATTCTTTGTTCCATTTTAACAGCATTAATCATTTCTTCGGCACCTAGATTAATCATGAGAAAATCGGATGAAATTGTTCAATCGCAAAAACATGCTTCCTAA
- the qoxD gene encoding cytochrome aa3 quinol oxidase subunit IV, with protein sequence MEHHQSKSFPISHVIGFVVSLVLTFAAAGIALKTNLSFKVIMWIIGSLAVIQAGMQLFMFMHLREGEDGKTNLVNMIYAVFMVIVIVVGSIWVLTSGHAAH encoded by the coding sequence ATGGAACATCATCAATCAAAAAGCTTCCCGATAAGCCATGTCATTGGATTTGTAGTTTCCCTTGTGCTGACATTTGCAGCAGCAGGTATTGCCCTAAAAACGAACCTCTCTTTTAAAGTGATCATGTGGATTATCGGCTCACTGGCTGTCATTCAGGCTGGCATGCAGCTGTTCATGTTCATGCACTTAAGAGAAGGCGAAGACGGCAAGACGAACTTAGTAAATATGATTTATGCCGTATTTATGGTTATCGTTATTGTAGTGGGTTCTATTTGGGTTCTGACTTCTGGGCACGCTGCTCATTAA
- the qoxA gene encoding cytochrome aa3 quinol oxidase subunit II produces MKKMLLSLTALLPLMVLSGCNMVVFEPQGPVARSITELINWSLIWMLLVVAVVFGLFGYIVWKYRERPENKDYEPPEEHGSTLLEIIWTGIPILIVIALTIPTVKTLYALEETPKGYEEKEPITIHVTSADWKWIFSYPEEGIETVNYVNIPEDTPVLFKMTSASTMQSFWVPALGGQKYTMPKMETELYLVADNPGSYEGQNTNFNGRGYADMKFEVLAQTQEDFDQWVDDVKDTAPKLTEDEYEGLLKPTHLGRLTYSNTHLEWVNHADPNSKAYTNPELYRGHGYQGKTFEEDDNYKNENPNVIEGHGEEESHDSQENHGGDHHGH; encoded by the coding sequence ATGAAGAAAATGCTGCTCTCTTTAACAGCTCTATTGCCCTTAATGGTTCTCAGCGGCTGTAATATGGTTGTATTTGAACCTCAGGGCCCCGTTGCAAGAAGCATAACCGAATTAATTAACTGGTCCCTGATCTGGATGCTTCTTGTCGTTGCAGTTGTATTTGGATTATTCGGCTACATTGTCTGGAAATACAGGGAACGACCTGAAAATAAAGATTATGAACCCCCGGAGGAGCATGGCAGTACACTCCTTGAAATTATCTGGACCGGGATTCCGATATTAATTGTCATTGCCCTGACAATCCCGACAGTAAAAACTCTTTATGCTCTGGAAGAAACACCAAAGGGCTATGAAGAAAAAGAACCTATTACAATACATGTAACATCTGCTGACTGGAAATGGATCTTCAGCTATCCTGAAGAAGGCATTGAGACAGTGAACTATGTAAATATACCGGAAGATACGCCAGTTCTCTTTAAGATGACATCTGCAAGCACCATGCAATCTTTCTGGGTGCCAGCTCTTGGCGGACAAAAGTATACCATGCCAAAAATGGAAACAGAATTGTATCTTGTTGCAGACAACCCTGGATCTTATGAAGGCCAGAACACGAACTTTAACGGCCGAGGATATGCGGATATGAAATTTGAAGTGCTTGCACAAACCCAGGAAGATTTTGACCAATGGGTTGACGACGTTAAGGATACAGCTCCCAAGCTAACGGAAGATGAGTATGAAGGGCTGCTGAAGCCTACTCATTTAGGAAGACTGACATATTCCAATACTCATTTAGAATGGGTCAATCATGCTGATCCAAATTCGAAGGCTTATACAAATCCTGAGCTCTACAGAGGCCATGGATATCAAGGTAAAACTTTCGAAGAAGATGACAATTATAAAAATGAGAATCCAAACGTAATTGAAGGTCATGGCGAAGAAGAAAGCCATGATAGTCAAGAAAACCATGGAGGTGACCATCATGGGCATTAA
- the ltaE gene encoding low-specificity L-threonine aldolase, with protein sequence MIDLRSDTVTKPTEEMRKAAYEAEVGDDVYGEDPSINKLEETAAEVLGKEAALFVTSGTQGNQIAILTHCRPGNEIILEAESHIFYYESGASSAFAGVQTRTLNGSRGAMNPSEVEYAIRGEDQHYPETGLICLENTHNRAGGAVIPINNMKEIYSIAKTNNIPVHIDGARLFNAAAALNLPASELAKQCDTVQVCLSKGLGAPVGSILAGSREFIAAARKWRKRLGGGLRQAGIIAAPGLVALTNMRERLAEDHENAQYLEQRLGQIKGIEIVNQVDTNIIVADVKNLKMNSSEFVDRLKAEGVLSGTFGPSYVRFVTHYDVTKLQLDHAIKAIQKTADQTL encoded by the coding sequence ATGATTGATTTAAGAAGTGATACAGTTACAAAGCCAACTGAAGAAATGAGGAAAGCTGCTTATGAAGCAGAAGTTGGGGATGACGTATATGGAGAGGATCCATCAATCAATAAATTGGAAGAGACCGCTGCTGAGGTGCTTGGTAAGGAGGCAGCTCTGTTTGTAACGAGCGGCACTCAGGGAAACCAGATTGCCATCTTAACACACTGCCGACCGGGCAATGAAATTATTCTCGAAGCAGAAAGCCATATTTTTTATTATGAAAGCGGTGCTTCATCCGCATTTGCCGGAGTCCAGACAAGGACGCTAAATGGGTCACGAGGTGCAATGAATCCCTCAGAAGTGGAGTATGCCATTAGGGGAGAAGATCAGCATTATCCGGAAACAGGATTGATTTGTCTGGAAAATACTCATAACAGAGCTGGCGGAGCCGTAATACCTATTAATAATATGAAAGAAATTTACAGCATTGCAAAAACGAATAATATTCCCGTACATATTGATGGTGCCAGACTGTTTAATGCTGCTGCAGCATTAAACCTGCCGGCTTCAGAATTGGCTAAACAATGCGATACTGTGCAAGTATGTCTCTCAAAGGGACTCGGTGCTCCAGTGGGTTCCATTCTTGCAGGCAGCAGGGAATTTATTGCTGCAGCAAGAAAATGGCGCAAAAGATTGGGCGGAGGACTCCGCCAGGCTGGGATCATAGCTGCTCCCGGACTGGTTGCATTAACGAATATGAGAGAGCGTTTAGCCGAGGATCACGAAAATGCTCAATATCTTGAACAGAGACTTGGACAAATCAAAGGCATTGAAATCGTCAATCAAGTGGATACGAATATCATTGTCGCTGATGTAAAAAATCTTAAAATGAATTCATCTGAATTTGTTGATAGGTTAAAAGCTGAAGGCGTACTTTCAGGAACTTTTGGACCCTCTTATGTGCGTTTTGTCACTCACTATGACGTGACTAAGCTCCAACTTGATCATGCAATAAAAGCCATTCAAAAAACAGCTGATCAAACTTTATAA
- a CDS encoding TetR/AcrR family transcriptional regulator produces MNKREAILETAVSLFAEKGYNQTSMQEIADGVGISKGSLYSFFTSKEDLMISIYEHYQQLVFERVFIIGLDEDLPPLQKLEKQFTVQFEGILEYKAYMKMHMRGEAATNNKKISAMEHRMRGRLFSWLEKSLISLYGEEVSEYKWDLMFMIQSIYRTYMMLMVSEKAEISPAKIGKHIVRQLEAMANDFIRGNSRPILDEEMMKDFAVEMDKEGAFISFEKREQAWKTFYSKLKDLEKSEASAIKEIANRISEETRKSRPEMVVIKGLFALLKENGEIAAAAKVLENEILSE; encoded by the coding sequence ATGAATAAACGGGAAGCAATTTTAGAAACGGCGGTAAGCCTTTTTGCCGAGAAAGGGTACAACCAGACCTCCATGCAGGAAATCGCCGATGGGGTAGGTATTTCCAAGGGATCCCTATATTCTTTTTTTACTTCTAAAGAAGATCTGATGATATCGATTTATGAACATTATCAGCAGCTGGTATTTGAGAGGGTATTTATCATCGGTCTGGATGAAGATCTGCCGCCGCTTCAAAAGCTTGAGAAGCAATTTACAGTTCAGTTTGAAGGCATATTGGAATATAAAGCATATATGAAAATGCATATGAGGGGAGAAGCTGCCACAAATAATAAAAAAATTTCCGCTATGGAACACAGAATGAGAGGAAGGTTATTTTCCTGGCTGGAAAAGAGTCTAATCAGTCTTTATGGCGAAGAAGTCTCAGAATATAAATGGGATTTGATGTTCATGATCCAATCCATTTATCGGACCTATATGATGCTCATGGTTTCTGAAAAGGCGGAAATTTCACCAGCAAAAATAGGCAAACATATCGTTAGACAGCTCGAAGCAATGGCAAATGACTTTATCAGGGGAAACAGCCGTCCGATTCTAGATGAAGAGATGATGAAGGATTTTGCTGTTGAAATGGACAAAGAAGGTGCATTCATTTCTTTTGAGAAAAGGGAGCAGGCATGGAAGACATTTTATAGCAAACTTAAGGATTTGGAAAAAAGTGAAGCATCTGCAATAAAAGAAATTGCCAATCGCATATCAGAAGAAACAAGAAAATCCAGACCTGAAATGGTGGTAATAAAAGGACTATTCGCTTTATTAAAAGAGAACGGGGAAATAGCGGCTGCTGCAAAAGTGCTGGAAAATGAAATACTTTCTGAATAA
- a CDS encoding DMT family transporter — protein sequence MLDETNKKYGFLMLILANMIWGGNFVIGRIGVDYFPPILFSLMRWIIAFLLLTPFMVKQLKKDWSIIWQHKQILLLLAVTGVAGYNTIIYFALQYTTSINASVVNSTTPLFIAILAIFILREKILAHQAAGIFLSVFGILYIISKGSIEMFLSWKINSGDLYVLAAVIMWALYSVIGKKYSDVLPVLSAFYASSFLGIILLAPLSLIEYFVMEAEPVFSLASAGILLYVGFLASIMAFLSWNFGVYLIGAAKAGVFLNLLPVFAIIFALCFTEEKLYLYQLIGGGIVILGVVISSAKTLRFKNQFQENKFSA from the coding sequence TTGCTGGATGAGACAAACAAAAAGTACGGTTTTTTAATGCTGATTTTAGCGAACATGATTTGGGGAGGTAATTTTGTTATTGGGAGAATTGGTGTCGATTATTTTCCGCCGATCCTCTTTTCCCTAATGCGATGGATCATTGCATTCTTGCTTTTAACTCCTTTTATGGTCAAGCAGCTAAAAAAAGATTGGAGCATTATTTGGCAGCATAAGCAGATACTTTTGCTTTTGGCAGTGACAGGTGTTGCCGGTTACAATACAATCATTTATTTTGCGCTGCAATACACCACTTCGATTAATGCATCTGTGGTAAATAGTACTACACCGCTTTTTATCGCAATTCTAGCCATATTTATATTAAGAGAAAAGATTCTAGCCCACCAGGCAGCAGGAATTTTCCTGTCAGTCTTTGGAATTTTATATATTATTTCAAAGGGATCGATTGAAATGTTTCTTTCATGGAAAATAAATTCTGGAGATTTATACGTATTGGCAGCAGTCATTATGTGGGCATTGTATTCGGTAATTGGTAAAAAATATTCAGACGTATTGCCTGTGCTATCTGCTTTTTATGCATCATCATTTCTCGGCATTATACTATTGGCGCCCTTAAGTTTGATTGAATATTTTGTGATGGAAGCAGAGCCTGTCTTCTCCTTAGCTTCCGCAGGAATCTTGCTGTATGTTGGTTTTCTGGCTTCAATTATGGCTTTTCTTTCCTGGAATTTTGGAGTTTATTTAATCGGAGCAGCGAAAGCAGGGGTTTTCCTGAATCTTCTTCCTGTTTTCGCCATCATATTCGCATTGTGTTTTACTGAGGAAAAATTGTATTTGTATCAGTTAATCGGAGGAGGAATAGTTATCTTAGGCGTAGTAATATCTTCTGCAAAAACGCTTCGATTTAAGAATCAATTTCAAGAAAATAAGTTTTCAGCATAA